From Etheostoma cragini isolate CJK2018 chromosome 17, CSU_Ecrag_1.0, whole genome shotgun sequence, one genomic window encodes:
- the oga gene encoding protein O-GlcNAcase isoform X1, whose protein sequence is MVQKDKTLETPQVDGEPSPSPVSGDARAEAPGPGDECGIGVEPTAHRKFICGVVEGFYGRPWTMEQRKELFTRQEKWGLNTYLYAPKDDYKHRMFWRELYSVEEAEQLMTLIGAAKEHGIEFIYAISPGLDITFSNQKEVSALKRKLDQVTHFGCKSFALLFDDIDQNMCPADKEVFSSFAHAQVSITNEIYQYLGEPETFLFCPTEYCGTFCYPNVPQSPYLHTVGEKLLPDIEVLWTGPKVVSKDITVESIEEVSKILRRAPVIWDNIHANDYDQKRLFLGPYKGRSTELIPRLKGVLTNPNCEFESNFVAIHTLATWYKSNMNGVRKDVVMTDGEDSTVSIQIKLENEGSDEELETDMLYSPQLALKLALTEWLEDFVVPHQYNSRQVPQSGAKCTAIDVSSMAASALCSSTTVTTVFQQPIMSPAMLPLGLDPLSHPEAKRPGEEEEVEVEKKDSDEEPMEMVVEKVDEPEPEAEPDPEEKQIGPILPDKMAEDLKPMDTDKESLTESKSPEGSIQEDPGSDIAPMQTDDQLKQDLFVPGPNEKTLFTAEPLTLEDLTLLAELFYLPYEHGPKAIQMLKEFNWLRANSSVVSVNCKRKETDKVEEWQLRAEKFEEMCCSVIQMFTRLSNSANRTILYDLYSYIWDIKSIISMVKSFVQWLGCRSQSSAQFLRGDQEPWAFRGGLAGEFQRLLPIEGANDLFYQPPPAMPTSKIYSIRPYYPKDVTAIYKICKEMYCEGMEDTPVSDKDPDLIGDRLVGGLLALSSDYGFVLEDDEGICGYALGTVDVQPFVKKCKLNWIPFMQEKYLKPDCEKDLTEAEKMMLSFHEEEEGLPASFLSNFPSLIKVDIHAKVTDPSVAKSMMGCLLSSLKANGSLGAFCQVRQTDKRMLDFYGKLGCFEVAKMEGFPKDVIIMGRSL, encoded by the exons ATGGTTCAAAAAGACAAGACGCTGGAGACGCCTCAAGTGGACGGCGAGCCTAGTCCCAGCCCAGTCTCCGGAGATGCCCGTGCAGAGGCCCCCGGCCCGGGTGATGAGTGCGGCATCGGAGTCGAACCGACGGCCCACAGGAAATTCATCTGTGGAGTCGTGGAAg GCTTTTATGGTCGACCATGGACAATGGAACAGAGGAAAGAGTTGTTCACAAG GCAGGAGAAATGGGGACTCAATACATATCTGTATGCACCCAAAGATGACTACAAACACAGAATGTTCTGGAGAGAGTTGTACTCTGTGGAAGAAGCAG AGCAACTCATGACTTTAATTGGTGCTGCTAAGGAGCATGGGATAGAGTTCATCTATGCTATTTCCCCTGGACTGGACATCACCTTCTCCAATCAGAAAGAGGTGTCCGCACTCAAGAGGAAACTCGATCAG GTCACTCACTTTGGCTGCAAGTCATTTGCCTTACTTTTTGATGATATTGACCAAAACATGTGCCCTGCCGACAAAGAGGTGTTCAGCTCATTTGCACACGCTCAGGTTTCCATTACCAACGAAATCTACCAGTACCTGGGAGAGCCTGAAACCTTCCTCTTCTGTCCCACAG AGTACTGTGGAACATTCTGCTACCCAAATGTCCCTCAGTCCCCTTACCTCCACACAGTAGGAGAGAAGCTTCTGCCTGACATTGAAGTGCTATGGACAG GCCCCAAGGTCGTGTCTAAAGATATAACAGTGGAGTCAATTGAGGAAGTGTCAAAAATCCTAAGAAGAGCCCCTGTGATCTGGGACAACATTCACGCTAATGATTACGACCAGAAGAGGCTTTTCTTGGGTCCGTACAAGGGCCGCTCCACAGAGCTCATCCCCAGGCTGAAGGGAGTTCTCACCAACCCTAACTGCGAGTTTGAGTCCAACTTTGTAGCGATCCACACTCTGGCCACGTGGTATAAGTCAAATATGAATGGGGTGCGCAAGGATGTGGTCATGA CAGATGGCGAGGACAGCACAGTGTCCATTCAGATCAAGTTAGAAAATGAAGGCAGTGATGAAGAACTGGAGACAGACATGCTCTACAGCCCGCAGCTTGCTCTAAAACTGGCTCTCACCGAATGGCTCGAGGACTTTGTTGTGCCACATCAATACAACA GCCGACAGGTGCCTCAGAGTGGTGCCAAATGCACAGCCATCGACGTGTCATCAATGGCTGCTTCCGCTCTCTGCTCTTCCACAACAGTCACAACTGTGTTCCAGCAGCCCATCATGTCTCCAGCCATGCTGCCTCTCGGTCTGGATCCACTCTCACACCCCGAGGCAAAAAGAcctggggaggaggaggag gtggaggtggagaagaAGGATTCAGATGAGGAACCCATGGAGATGGTGGTTGAGAAGGTTGATGAGCCAGAGCCAGAAGCAGAACCTGACCCAGAGGAGAAGCAGATTGGTCCCATCTTACCTGACAAGATGGCTGAGGACCTGAAACCCATGGATACAGACAAGGAGAGTCTGACAGAGTCAAAGTCCCCTGAAGGGTCTATCCAGGAGGACCCTGGGAGTGATATCGCCCCTATGCAGACAGATGATCAGCTCAAGCAG GATTTGTTTGTGCCTGGGCCCAACGAGAAGACCCTGTTCACGGCAGAGCCCCTCACACTGGAGGACCTGACCTTGCTGGCAGAGCTCTTCTATCTGCCTTATGAGCATGGACCCAAGGCCATACAGATGTTAAAGGAGTTTAACTGGCTAAGAGCCAACAGCAGCGTTGTCAGTGTCAACTGCAAGAGAAAGGAAACTGACAAG GTAGAAGAATGGCAATTAAGGGCAGAGAAGTTTGAGGAGATGTGCTGCTCAGTCATCCAGATGTTCACACGGCTGTCCAATTCAGCGAACCGCACCATCCTTTACGACCTCTACTCTTACATCTGGGACATTAAGAGCATCATTTCAATGGTCAAGTCTTTTGTCCAATGGCTAG GGTGTCGTAGTCAGTCCTCAGCACAATTCCTTAGAGGAGACCAAGAACCCTGGGCCTTTAGGGGCGGTCTAGCAGGAGAGTTCCAG AGGTTGTTGCCAATAGAGGGGGCAAACGATCTTTTCTACCAACCTCCACCTGCAATGCCAACTTCCAAAATATATTCCATAAGGCCATACTACCCCAAAGATGTG ACTGCAATTTATAAAATCTGTAAAGAAATGTACTGTGAAGGAATGGAGGATACACCAGTCTCTGATAAGGATCCTGATCTCATAGGAGACAG ATTAGTCGGAGGTCTCCTGGCACTGAGTTCCGACTACGGGTTTGTGTTAGAGGACGATGAAGGGATCTGCGGTTATGCTCTTGGCACTGTGGATGTCCAGCCCTTTGTCAAGAAATGCAAGTTGAACTGGATTCCTTTCATGCAAGAGAAATACCTCAAACCTGACTGTGAGAAGGACCTCACAGAGGCTGAG AAGATGATGCTGAGTTTccatgaagaggaggagggtctTCCAGCCTCTTTCCTCTCCAACTTCCCCTCTCTCATCAAGGTTGACATTCACGCTAAGGTCACTGACCCCAGTGTAGCCAAAAGCATGATGGGATGTCTTCTATCTTCTCTTAAGGCAAACG GTTCCCTAGGTGCGTTCTGTCAGGTTCGTCAGACTGACAAGAGAATGTTGGACTTCTACGGTAAGCTGGGATGCTTTGAAGTGGCCAAAATGGAAGGCTTTCCCAAAGATGTCATCATTATGGGACGAAGCCTATGA
- the oga gene encoding protein O-GlcNAcase isoform X2 → MVQKDKTLETPQVDGEPSPSPVSGDARAEAPGPGDECGIGVEPTAHRKFICGVVEGFYGRPWTMEQRKELFTRQEKWGLNTYLYAPKDDYKHRMFWRELYSVEEAEQLMTLIGAAKEHGIEFIYAISPGLDITFSNQKEVSALKRKLDQVTHFGCKSFALLFDDIDQNMCPADKEVFSSFAHAQVSITNEIYQYLGEPETFLFCPTEYCGTFCYPNVPQSPYLHTVGEKLLPDIEVLWTGPKVVSKDITVESIEEVSKILRRAPVIWDNIHANDYDQKRLFLGPYKGRSTELIPRLKGVLTNPNCEFESNFVAIHTLATWYKSNMNGVRKDVVMNGEDSTVSIQIKLENEGSDEELETDMLYSPQLALKLALTEWLEDFVVPHQYNSRQVPQSGAKCTAIDVSSMAASALCSSTTVTTVFQQPIMSPAMLPLGLDPLSHPEAKRPGEEEEVEVEKKDSDEEPMEMVVEKVDEPEPEAEPDPEEKQIGPILPDKMAEDLKPMDTDKESLTESKSPEGSIQEDPGSDIAPMQTDDQLKQDLFVPGPNEKTLFTAEPLTLEDLTLLAELFYLPYEHGPKAIQMLKEFNWLRANSSVVSVNCKRKETDKVEEWQLRAEKFEEMCCSVIQMFTRLSNSANRTILYDLYSYIWDIKSIISMVKSFVQWLGCRSQSSAQFLRGDQEPWAFRGGLAGEFQRLLPIEGANDLFYQPPPAMPTSKIYSIRPYYPKDVTAIYKICKEMYCEGMEDTPVSDKDPDLIGDRLVGGLLALSSDYGFVLEDDEGICGYALGTVDVQPFVKKCKLNWIPFMQEKYLKPDCEKDLTEAEKMMLSFHEEEEGLPASFLSNFPSLIKVDIHAKVTDPSVAKSMMGCLLSSLKANGSLGAFCQVRQTDKRMLDFYGKLGCFEVAKMEGFPKDVIIMGRSL, encoded by the exons ATGGTTCAAAAAGACAAGACGCTGGAGACGCCTCAAGTGGACGGCGAGCCTAGTCCCAGCCCAGTCTCCGGAGATGCCCGTGCAGAGGCCCCCGGCCCGGGTGATGAGTGCGGCATCGGAGTCGAACCGACGGCCCACAGGAAATTCATCTGTGGAGTCGTGGAAg GCTTTTATGGTCGACCATGGACAATGGAACAGAGGAAAGAGTTGTTCACAAG GCAGGAGAAATGGGGACTCAATACATATCTGTATGCACCCAAAGATGACTACAAACACAGAATGTTCTGGAGAGAGTTGTACTCTGTGGAAGAAGCAG AGCAACTCATGACTTTAATTGGTGCTGCTAAGGAGCATGGGATAGAGTTCATCTATGCTATTTCCCCTGGACTGGACATCACCTTCTCCAATCAGAAAGAGGTGTCCGCACTCAAGAGGAAACTCGATCAG GTCACTCACTTTGGCTGCAAGTCATTTGCCTTACTTTTTGATGATATTGACCAAAACATGTGCCCTGCCGACAAAGAGGTGTTCAGCTCATTTGCACACGCTCAGGTTTCCATTACCAACGAAATCTACCAGTACCTGGGAGAGCCTGAAACCTTCCTCTTCTGTCCCACAG AGTACTGTGGAACATTCTGCTACCCAAATGTCCCTCAGTCCCCTTACCTCCACACAGTAGGAGAGAAGCTTCTGCCTGACATTGAAGTGCTATGGACAG GCCCCAAGGTCGTGTCTAAAGATATAACAGTGGAGTCAATTGAGGAAGTGTCAAAAATCCTAAGAAGAGCCCCTGTGATCTGGGACAACATTCACGCTAATGATTACGACCAGAAGAGGCTTTTCTTGGGTCCGTACAAGGGCCGCTCCACAGAGCTCATCCCCAGGCTGAAGGGAGTTCTCACCAACCCTAACTGCGAGTTTGAGTCCAACTTTGTAGCGATCCACACTCTGGCCACGTGGTATAAGTCAAATATGAATGGGGTGCGCAAGGATGTGGTCATGA ATGGCGAGGACAGCACAGTGTCCATTCAGATCAAGTTAGAAAATGAAGGCAGTGATGAAGAACTGGAGACAGACATGCTCTACAGCCCGCAGCTTGCTCTAAAACTGGCTCTCACCGAATGGCTCGAGGACTTTGTTGTGCCACATCAATACAACA GCCGACAGGTGCCTCAGAGTGGTGCCAAATGCACAGCCATCGACGTGTCATCAATGGCTGCTTCCGCTCTCTGCTCTTCCACAACAGTCACAACTGTGTTCCAGCAGCCCATCATGTCTCCAGCCATGCTGCCTCTCGGTCTGGATCCACTCTCACACCCCGAGGCAAAAAGAcctggggaggaggaggag gtggaggtggagaagaAGGATTCAGATGAGGAACCCATGGAGATGGTGGTTGAGAAGGTTGATGAGCCAGAGCCAGAAGCAGAACCTGACCCAGAGGAGAAGCAGATTGGTCCCATCTTACCTGACAAGATGGCTGAGGACCTGAAACCCATGGATACAGACAAGGAGAGTCTGACAGAGTCAAAGTCCCCTGAAGGGTCTATCCAGGAGGACCCTGGGAGTGATATCGCCCCTATGCAGACAGATGATCAGCTCAAGCAG GATTTGTTTGTGCCTGGGCCCAACGAGAAGACCCTGTTCACGGCAGAGCCCCTCACACTGGAGGACCTGACCTTGCTGGCAGAGCTCTTCTATCTGCCTTATGAGCATGGACCCAAGGCCATACAGATGTTAAAGGAGTTTAACTGGCTAAGAGCCAACAGCAGCGTTGTCAGTGTCAACTGCAAGAGAAAGGAAACTGACAAG GTAGAAGAATGGCAATTAAGGGCAGAGAAGTTTGAGGAGATGTGCTGCTCAGTCATCCAGATGTTCACACGGCTGTCCAATTCAGCGAACCGCACCATCCTTTACGACCTCTACTCTTACATCTGGGACATTAAGAGCATCATTTCAATGGTCAAGTCTTTTGTCCAATGGCTAG GGTGTCGTAGTCAGTCCTCAGCACAATTCCTTAGAGGAGACCAAGAACCCTGGGCCTTTAGGGGCGGTCTAGCAGGAGAGTTCCAG AGGTTGTTGCCAATAGAGGGGGCAAACGATCTTTTCTACCAACCTCCACCTGCAATGCCAACTTCCAAAATATATTCCATAAGGCCATACTACCCCAAAGATGTG ACTGCAATTTATAAAATCTGTAAAGAAATGTACTGTGAAGGAATGGAGGATACACCAGTCTCTGATAAGGATCCTGATCTCATAGGAGACAG ATTAGTCGGAGGTCTCCTGGCACTGAGTTCCGACTACGGGTTTGTGTTAGAGGACGATGAAGGGATCTGCGGTTATGCTCTTGGCACTGTGGATGTCCAGCCCTTTGTCAAGAAATGCAAGTTGAACTGGATTCCTTTCATGCAAGAGAAATACCTCAAACCTGACTGTGAGAAGGACCTCACAGAGGCTGAG AAGATGATGCTGAGTTTccatgaagaggaggagggtctTCCAGCCTCTTTCCTCTCCAACTTCCCCTCTCTCATCAAGGTTGACATTCACGCTAAGGTCACTGACCCCAGTGTAGCCAAAAGCATGATGGGATGTCTTCTATCTTCTCTTAAGGCAAACG GTTCCCTAGGTGCGTTCTGTCAGGTTCGTCAGACTGACAAGAGAATGTTGGACTTCTACGGTAAGCTGGGATGCTTTGAAGTGGCCAAAATGGAAGGCTTTCCCAAAGATGTCATCATTATGGGACGAAGCCTATGA